The Caballeronia sp. Lep1P3 genome segment CGCCATTTTCAGCGCGCACGGCGTGGCGCAAAGCATCGAGCGCGATGCCGACGCGCGCGGCCTCGACGTTCTCGACGCAACCTGCCCGCTCGTCACGAAGGTTCATGTTCAGGGCCGGCAGTATGTCGCGCAGGGCCGCACGCTGATTCTGATCGGCCACGCGGGACATCCGGAAGTGGAAGGCACCGTCGGGCAGATTCCCGGCCAGGTCGTGCTCGTGCAAAGCGAGGCCGAAGTCGAGACGATGGCGCTCGCGCCGGATACGCCGGTCGCTTACGTGACGCAGACGACGCTTTCCGTCGACGACACGCGCGGCATCATCGACGCGTTGCAGCGCCGTTTCACCGATATCGTCGGCCCGGACACGCGGGACATCTGCTACGCAACGCAGAACCGGCAGGCCGCCGTGCGCGAGTTGTCGTCGCAAGTGGACGTGCTGCTCGTGGTCGGCGCAACCAACAGTTCCAATTCGAACCGCCTGCGGGAGATCGGCGCCGAAAGCGGCGTGCCGAGCTACCTCGTCGCGGACGGTTCGGAGATCCAGGCCGAATGGTTTGCGCATGCGCAGACGGTCGGCATCACGGCCGGCGCTTCGGCGCCCGAAGAAA includes the following:
- the ispH gene encoding 4-hydroxy-3-methylbut-2-enyl diphosphate reductase yields the protein MRIILAQPRGFCAGVVRAIEIVDRALERHGAPVYVRHEIVHNRHVVDNLRGKGARFVEELDEVPHGAVAIFSAHGVAQSIERDADARGLDVLDATCPLVTKVHVQGRQYVAQGRTLILIGHAGHPEVEGTVGQIPGQVVLVQSEAEVETMALAPDTPVAYVTQTTLSVDDTRGIIDALQRRFTDIVGPDTRDICYATQNRQAAVRELSSQVDVLLVVGATNSSNSNRLREIGAESGVPSYLVADGSEIQAEWFAHAQTVGITAGASAPEEMVEHVIDALRAFGHVEVTTMNGREEKVEFKLPAKLLQPLAAMPATAAAIREE